The window ggagttgccaatgttgtctccgaatcctgttggcttcgcaatttattgttagaacttcgtatctcattggacaaagccacactggtctactgcgacaacataagtgcgatttatctctcccaaaatccggtccaacatcaacgtaccaaacacatcgaaatggacatacactttgtaagggaaaaagtagatagaggtaaagttcgcattcttcatatgccttctcgttttcaaatcgctgacatattcaccaaaggacttccgcgcatactatttgaagatttcagagacagtctcagcgtccgagaatctcccgtttcgactgcgggggtgtattagtatattgtatatatcttgttaccttgtttagattcctagattagtgggttaccttgtttagattcctagattagtggtttaccttattaagagtcttttgactagtatatattgtaacattgtttatcaataataaccatgggattaatctctatcagGGTGAAATTATACTTTACATTTAGTcatgaattgaaaaaaaataagtataattgAACATCTTGCACTAATGTTTAAATAAGCCTTATAGATGAAGCTATCTTTTATTGATTCTTCCATAATTGGATTCTCCACTACTAAAAGTATCAATCTCAAATTATCTCAATTCCTGAAGATcgaattttattgaaaaacatGAAACTTTTATgctatgtatatatatatatatatatatatatatatattattaacaaactTGTCATAGAATAATTCTCTCCTTAGAATTTACATATTAATCATGGTAGGtcatgtataataaaatattgagacaaacaaaataacaaataaaacttttacaaaaatgaaatgagacaatttaattttgtttgtaaaGCTTGTGGAAGGCAATAATGGTGGTGGTGGGCTTTTATGCAACAATAATTTGTGACCTTATAAAGTTTGGTCCACATTATCTTCTTATGAATGGTTTATGCTATGTACAACAATTAATGATTCACCtatcatttaataaattaaatgtagcTTTTTCGAttggttttatttaaaaataaatcagtttATCAGTATTacaatatctttattttatttttatataaatatttaaatacaaaaataatattataataatttaattaattaaatactcaaataacattttattattattaaataatctatattttgaataaagatggtaaataacttaatattagATAGCCTCCTATTGActtttcttttctaaataaaattcagatttgaaaataattgtcatttattaatacaaatttaacaattaatttaaaggTAAGGtcatgacatatatatatattattataagtctTCTCGTTGACTCAAGATTGGCACTAAAGTCCGTGATAAACCGACTTGATCCAATTATTAGGTCATGTATggaacaattaattttattcatttaaatagtACCATTTttgcatatttatttatttttattaaatttgacaATATCAAACAAAGACTAATAATTCATTTTCACTAAAGAACAAATAAAACTATTgcaaataagttataataatatttttcataaattaatcaaaacgttaagaaaaaatacataaaatacatagattaaacttttttatttttatcaaaataaaactaGTATTAATTTCAACCAGCAAGCCTTCCAAATCCTAATACCCAACAAATATTAACAACCAAATTTTGACATACATAAATCAAACGAATTGTCTCCCAAACCAAACAAGCTCTTAACTcgtttttcaaatatttctaattaatgTTGAAACTTGAATATgagtttggccatcagttttGACCATCTCTAAACGCGGCAAACCAGTTCATTAACTAacgtgaattttttttattattaaatctagtTGTACCGTTAAAtctaataagaaataaaaataattaaatcaaattccaataaaaaattcatactcaataatgtaatattaaatcaattattacTAGAAGTCTAgaacaataataatatgaaataattaaaattttattataaatgaaaataatattgtcaTTGCCTTCAACTTCATTTCCAATGTACTTATaaatatcttcttcttttttttgttatttattatgtgtttataatataaaaatcataatgttatattttaacCCAAGACAGCTGTTTTGATATcgatattgatttttataaagattttaaaatttaataaactttatttagatttttttttttaaaataattagatatcttttacatttattttctttttattaatttattaatcaaatatatattttattttttaattattatattttattaaatattaatacttttaaaaaatttccacttataattaatttttttataacttataccaaacaaaattatttaaataaatcttaaataatcaattttttcaaaaattaaaacaatttattttaatataaatttataaccaACAAGcccattataatttttttaaaatagaaagatgtaataaaatcaataaataaaaatatcaaacaagatgTATGTTGACCCATTCAAGGCCGACATTGTTGATTAATACATCTCTTCCAGTCTTTCTCTAGAAGGACCACGTGTCATTCATTGGTAATATATAGGccaataaaaatcttaaaagaatttatatataaagaaagcATAGGATAggagtaacaaaaaaaaataagaaagtagAGAAATAGTTGAGAGATAAGAAGAACACGTACAGACTAGACTAGACTAGGGGCGACCTAATAAGAAAGAACACAAATATCTGTGGCCGCCGGAGAAATGGCTGGAAAATTCATTCTGGCGGTGTTCGCCGTCGTCGCACTCTTCGTACAGAGTACCACCGCCGTCACATACACCGTCGGAGATAACTTGGGTTGGACTGTTCCCCCCTCTCCCAATACCTACCCTAGTTGGGCTTCTCCGATCACATTTCGTGTTGGCGATATTTTAGGTACGTACGTAGTACagcttcttttattttcttttatcattgaatGAATGATGCAGcttagcttcttcttcttcttcttcttcttcttctctattcAACAACAAACAACAGTCTTCAACTTCGCTAGCGGAGCACATGACGTGGCCACGGTCACAAAGCAAGCTATTGACTCATGTAACACCAACTCTCCCATCACCATGCAGACCATCGCTCCGGTCGCCTTCTCTCTAAACAACATCGGCGAGATCCACTTTATTTGCACTTTCGGCAGTCACTGCTCCCTTGGACAGAAATTCTCCATCAACGTCACCTCCGCCGCCCCTGCACCCGGCGCCCCATCCCCGCCCACCACCCCTGTACCCGCAACCCCACCGCCGCCCACCACCCCTGCACCCGGCACCCCATCCCCGCCCACCACCCCTGCACCCGGCGCCCCATCTCCACCGACCACCCCTGTACCCGCAACCCCACCGCCGCCCACCACCCCTGCACCCGGCACCCCATCCCCGCCCACCACCCCTGCACCCGGCGCCCCATCCCCGCCAACCACCCCTGCACCCGCAACCCCACCGCCGATGACCACCCCTGTACCCGCAGCCCCAATGCCGCCGACGACCACCCCTATGCCGCCGACGACCACCCCTGTACCCGCAACCCCGACACCTTCTGTTACACCCACCACTCCGGCACCGGAATCTTCATCGCTTCCTCCATCAGCATCCACCCAGCCGCCAATGCGAATGCCAGGAGGCCCCACAGTTTCCCCATCGGCGTCACCCAATCCATCTACCACTTCGCCTCCAGGCGCCGCAACTCCACCTGGATCATCCTCTCCTTCGCCAACTACTACAACTCCCACTCCTCCCAATGCGCCACCACCGCCTAGCTCTGCGACGAGAAGCAGCCTGACTGTTGTTGGATTTATGGGGACGTTGATGGCCATTGCCATGGGGTTAACtctataattatgaattttttggaGAGCATGCATGATTtctatatgtttaattaattaattagcattttgtttatgttattatattcaGATTTTGTGTATATGGCAATTTGTCAGGCCATTATTCGTTATTaagtattttgaataaaagtttattattgATTGTCTTTCAATCTCCATATCATATTGAATTAgtcattaattatttacttCTTTTAGCTAAAagactatattatatataaattctttcTTAAAGTTCAACACAAAAAGCCCTAACCCTAAAATTGAAGTGGGTCATACATAATACATTAATATAGGGTTCcactaatttcttaaattaaaaaaaataaatgataaaacatCTTTTATTCACtcaacttttattatatatttatactactAATATCAAATAACCCTACTCAAACAAACAatgaaatatacaaatattataaatggaTTTTTCAGGTATAATTTATGAACTTTACTCCAAACAAATTTTCAGACATAAACAGATCTAGAATATGAAAAAGTACAAGTTACAGTGAAGAAAAGTCTAATCTACCCGATGAAATGGTTGAGGATGGATTCTCACTAATAAGAACATGTCATAACTTTGCACAAAAAACTTGGTTTTTATCCTAAATTTTGATCATCTGAAACACTAAATATATGGATAGTACCAGAAGAAGAACAAACATAAAGATGTGGCACTCTATTCCTTAACATAACAATCCATTGTGGCCATTATGGATTCATGTTGTGAACCCGGAGATGAATACTTAAGtgggaaagaagaagaagaaaaaaacaaagcATAATAAGATGAAGCATACCCGATAGATCTTGATCAAACATCGGTAAATTCGCGCAAACATCCTCCAGGTAGAAGGAACTTATACTTCTCAGCATTCTGAATCAAGTAAGCCGGAAGATGAATAGCAGATGCAGACCGTGGAATAGATCCCATCTTCTTAATCAGTTCTCTAAAGCTATACTCTTCTGGTAACATATCGAAAAGATCATCTCCTTTACAAATCAGTTTCTGAATTCTCGAATAGCTCATAAACTCGTTACGTCTAACGCGATCCGCATGGCTGTAAGCAGTCATCTTGAAAACGAATTCCCTCAAGTTCCTAAAACAAAAGCTGCAATGCCATCCAGCATCCGATAGAATCAGATTCGACTGTCGAGAATGGCGATAAGGCGTCCATGCCTGATATACATGAACCGAGGCTCGCCAGCTGCTGTAGTCGACGGGAAACTCAAAAGAGTACATGTAATGTTTCAGCTCGAGATGAAGAACCGGGGGAATTCCATCGCACCATTGAAGCAGTTTAATCGTATGTGGGCTCGGGATCTCGTCAGTATCTGACATAATTAGAATATCCCCTGTTGAGATCCCAGCCTGACGAAGGAACATATTCATGGCTACCCTTTGCTCGGATTCGAGCTTAAACGGGTCACTATGAAATCCCGAGGATGCCATTCGACCAGGGAAAACACCGTGGACGATTTTACCCTCTGCAAAGGAAAACCTGTCGCGGTTCGAAGCAAAGAACAGTGGTTTGGGGATACCGGTGAAGGTTGTGTTGGATTCGAGTATAACGAATTTAGTCACATAGGGATAGAGTTCGTTCCATCTTATCTCGAGCATGTCTAATTCGTTACTGAAGATGATGGCATCAAATACGTTTCGTGGATGTTCTCGTGGAGACCATCCATGGAGGCGGCAGAGCTGTGGGATTGAAACATTTTCTGCGTAGAAATGTGACAAATGTTGAAATGGAGGAGGAGGTTTATCCCAAAGTGGGCGGAAGAAATACGAGATCTTTTGTCTGTGTGTGATAATAATCCATAATGGGATAAGTATAACGAATATGGAACATAATAATAGCTTCGTTGGTGCTCTTCTTGAGGTGAAACGCAACTGTCTTGGTGGCATTCTGCAAACAAATTATCATCTGCATTGATTAAATTTTCGAGTAAGTCGAATTCACAATATCAAACTATGGATTTAACACTTCAAAATGTTCAATCCCATTTATGAAGAGGTTATTCAGTGTAGAACAAGTAAGCCAAAATGGAAATTACCATATAGTATTGAAGAAAAAGCATTcacaaattaaaacaaacacaATTTACAGCACGAGAATCATCAAATAGAAATGACACAAAGATTCAAAAATCAATGTAGCAAGCTAGGTCAAGAACATAATGAAGCTAAGAAAAAGAAACAATCCAGCAGTATCATAATAAATGCATTCATCAAGTGAGATAATGATACCTAAAATGGCAGAAGATCCTCTTAATAGGCTAACAATGATCTtaagagttaattaagaaaCATGTTCATCTGAGAGGATTTGATGTTGTTCAAACTAAGCAAATAAATCTAAGTTTCTAACATtatcaaatgaatgaagagGCATTATATTTGGCTTAATTAATCACATCCTTTGTAGATACATGAATCAATGAATGTAATGAATGAATCTTACTACTACCGACATTAGAAGAAAGGATTGTATCGTATTATACCTATTTGAGATTGCAGATGCACATGCTTGGTGGTGGATGAATCTTGCAAAAGGAGAATAACATTCAAATCTCATATAGTCAGCCGTAGACACGAATATACCGAgtaatttatatacaatataaacaGTGTGCTCATCATATTTGCAGTAAAACGAAACATTTACAGAGAGAGTTAaacgaggaagaagaagaagaagatgaagcgATATTCtcaatgagagagagagagagagagagattggaATGGAGCGGAATTCGTGAGGTTCGGGTGGAGGCAAGGCAAGGCGGAGGTGCAGCTGGTTCTGATTAACATCTTGTGATTGGAGGATATGACACGTGGATTATATCATCAGATTGGATTAAAAGTCTGCTTACGTGTCACTTCATCTGAACATACTTAACGGCAAACAAATTGGCTGAGAAACACCTGAATATTTatctttcattttctatttACACAAATCTGAACATTATTAACCCACccaaaaagggaaatttgactaaATGACCTAATAATTTCTCAATTTGTATAAGTGGTCACtcgataatttaatttgatcgggtgaccattttattttattttattttgaacaaaattaCTCTTATTTATTGCGTGACGCGAaatgattttgtgttttacGAAGTGAAaatattcttcatatatatactcaaattttttcatttcttttctctctcttctttttacTCTTGTTTTTTCTTTGACGGCGGCGACGACGGAACACATTATACAGATCGatgataagaaaataataaccctaaatcgatttatatTCATCATAcagatttatatttttatttccattatttttatttcaaatcctaaccctaaatcgatttatgttcttattttcatttcaaaaccctaaatcaatttatgttcttattttcattatcttcattttaaaccctaaattgatttatgattttattcaaacctaaaccctaaatcgatttaacatattcttattgttcatattggttttcatattggttgttcatattgtcgatgatgatatttataGATAATCTTGTTTTTTGATTCTAAGGTgaatgttttttatttcatttcctCGTATGCTCTAATTCGGTTCTGTTTCGCGaaaggccttcccgtttcgcgaagacCTTCCCATTACGCGAAAAACTTTCTGTTACGCGAATTGTTTGATCTTTTCTATGTATAACGATGTTGTTTTTGGATCGATCTGTCTGCGATTTGTTTGATCTTTTTTGTTGATCTATTTGGCGAGTAATAGGCTCGATTATTGCGATTTTGTGGGTGGAGGAGATCGGGTCAGATTGTTCTGGAGGAGGAAGGAGGCTGTTATTCTGTCAAACAGGTTAGGGTTCAAATTCATTTTCGAATTGTGAATTTtcttacaataattaaattgtttggtTTGTGTTTCTGTTaatgattttgtaaattatattgCTTTTGCGTTTTAGGAGAACTATGGTTTTCTAAAAAACATCACAAATCTATATTGAACTTCCTTATTCAGATTTAATCTTCTTTACAGTATCAAATAGATGCATTTTGATTGACTTAGTTAAATGATCATGATACATATATCATCAACCTAGATCACTAATGGAGAATTGTGGTGCATATAATTGTTTGAACTAAGATAACTGTTCACAGTGCATATAATTGTTTGTTTATATTCATCCATTTGGTAGATCTCATACTAGCATTTTCTTTAACTTTGAATTGTTATAGCTTGTAGACAAGTCGTAATTCAATATATGAATGTGCGATGTAAAATAAGTTTAAGACCTTGTATAATGTGGgttattttattacttataattaattatcgtctcttctttttataaataattggtTTGAATATCATTACTTTGATAGATGTGTTGTAAAGTTGTTAAGCAGTTTTAAAGGTAACAAGGTACTTAGTTTGGTTTTTAATAGTGTATAGAAGTTGAAAcgattgaataaaatatttaaatgaattagttatcttattttataatgGATTGAAATATTCTAAGACTATATGACAACTTGTATAGTTGTTTGGTGTACTTGGTTACAACTTTTACACACCAGACTTTCAAGGAATAATTAGTTATAGTGTGATATTTGAGTGAGAGTTTATTTACTAACGTGAGTATTGTAATACACAATTTCTTTTGTGACATccctaaaatattattttaattaaatgaagttataaattatagatgatacaagaagaaaaagagaaaaaatgggCGAAAATTATGATTACATGAGCACATAGAGTTAGATTTAATCAATTCAGTTTAtttgaacataaaaaatatatatctcgtgagaaaaattttgttcaattattTGGTCCATTGAATTTGGATACAAaattttgacttttattttgacagtaataaataaagataaagttggattttttttttaaattataatagtattttcatttataaactAGCATTTAGTCTGTGCTaatgcacgattaataatataaaaaacagtaaaaaaaaattacggataacatttttaattttatttttaatcgttttaaatttatgggtgggtcaacccacaatccgacccaagtatccatttactcaacatcaataaatatatatatatatatatatatatatattagttagttaaaaaattgaatttatattaatgttaaaacgtcccacgttcatcaaatttggtgtttaatttaaaatataaagtcttagtagacTAGTtggtaaaaggttgtacttgtttttgttatgttgcaagttcgaaacatatctctaacattttttattttattttta is drawn from Impatiens glandulifera chromosome 3, dImpGla2.1, whole genome shotgun sequence and contains these coding sequences:
- the LOC124929547 gene encoding blue copper protein-like isoform X2; the protein is MAGKFILAVFAVVALFVQSTTAVTYTVGDNLGWTVPPSPNTYPSWASPITFRVGDILVFNFASGAHDVATVTKQAIDSCNTNSPITMQTIAPVAFSLNNIGEIHFICTFGSHCSLGQKFSINVTSAAPAPGAPSPPTTPVPAAPMPPTTTPMPPTTTPVPATPTPSVTPTTPAPESSSLPPSASTQPPMRMPGGPTVSPSASPNPSTTSPPGAATPPGSSSPSPTTTTPTPPNAPPPPSSATRSSLTVVGFMGTLMAIAMGLTL
- the LOC124929547 gene encoding vegetative cell wall protein gp1-like isoform X1 yields the protein MAGKFILAVFAVVALFVQSTTAVTYTVGDNLGWTVPPSPNTYPSWASPITFRVGDILVFNFASGAHDVATVTKQAIDSCNTNSPITMQTIAPVAFSLNNIGEIHFICTFGSHCSLGQKFSINVTSAAPAPGAPSPPTTPVPATPPPPTTPAPGTPSPPTTPAPGAPSPPTTPVPATPPPPTTPAPGTPSPPTTPAPGAPSPPTTPAPATPPPMTTPVPAAPMPPTTTPMPPTTTPVPATPTPSVTPTTPAPESSSLPPSASTQPPMRMPGGPTVSPSASPNPSTTSPPGAATPPGSSSPSPTTTTPTPPNAPPPPSSATRSSLTVVGFMGTLMAIAMGLTL
- the LOC124929546 gene encoding beta-1,4-mannosyl-glycoprotein 4-beta-N-acetylglucosaminyltransferase isoform X1, coding for MRFECYSPFARFIHHQACASAISNRMPPRQLRFTSRRAPTKLLLCSIFVILIPLWIIITHRQKISYFFRPLWDKPPPPFQHLSHFYAENVSIPQLCRLHGWSPREHPRNVFDAIIFSNELDMLEIRWNELYPYVTKFVILESNTTFTGIPKPLFFASNRDRFSFAEGKIVHGVFPGRMASSGFHSDPFKLESEQRVAMNMFLRQAGISTGDILIMSDTDEIPSPHTIKLLQWCDGIPPVLHLELKHYMYSFEFPVDYSSWRASVHVYQAWTPYRHSRQSNLILSDAGWHCSFCFRNLREFVFKMTAYSHADRVRRNEFMSYSRIQKLICKGDDLFDMLPEEYSFRELIKKMGSIPRSASAIHLPAYLIQNAEKYKFLLPGGCLREFTDV
- the LOC124929546 gene encoding beta-1,4-mannosyl-glycoprotein 4-beta-N-acetylglucosaminyltransferase isoform X2, translating into MPPRQLRFTSRRAPTKLLLCSIFVILIPLWIIITHRQKISYFFRPLWDKPPPPFQHLSHFYAENVSIPQLCRLHGWSPREHPRNVFDAIIFSNELDMLEIRWNELYPYVTKFVILESNTTFTGIPKPLFFASNRDRFSFAEGKIVHGVFPGRMASSGFHSDPFKLESEQRVAMNMFLRQAGISTGDILIMSDTDEIPSPHTIKLLQWCDGIPPVLHLELKHYMYSFEFPVDYSSWRASVHVYQAWTPYRHSRQSNLILSDAGWHCSFCFRNLREFVFKMTAYSHADRVRRNEFMSYSRIQKLICKGDDLFDMLPEEYSFRELIKKMGSIPRSASAIHLPAYLIQNAEKYKFLLPGGCLREFTDV